From Numida meleagris isolate 19003 breed g44 Domestic line chromosome 4, NumMel1.0, whole genome shotgun sequence, the proteins below share one genomic window:
- the LOC110398554 gene encoding estradiol 17-beta-dehydrogenase 11-like isoform X2: MNPALGLLLFLGTLLYAYAEALVKLLLPAKRKAVRGELVLVTGAARGLGRATAREFARCQSRLVLWDVEAHGLKETAAECERLGATVHTFVVDCSKREEIYSAAKKVKKDIGDVSILVNNAGVITAADLLSTQDHQIEKMFEVNILAHIWTTRAFLPAMMKNNHGHIVTVASAAANTE; this comes from the exons ATGAACCCCGCGCTGgggttgctgctgttcttgggCACGCTGCTGTACGCCTACGCGGAGGCGCtggtgaagctgctgctgcccgccAAGAGGAAGGCCGTCCGAGGGGAGCTGGTGCTGGTGACGGGTGCTGCCCGCGGCCTGGGCAGGGCCACGGCTCGCGAGTTCGCCCGATGCCAGAGCCGCCTGGTGCTGTGGGACGTCGAGGCG CATGGCCTCAAGGAGACCGCAGCAGAGTGCGAAAGGCTGGGAGCCACCGTTCACACCTTTGTGGTGGACTGCAGCAAAAGAGAGGAGATCTACAGTGCTGCCAAGAAG GTGAAAAAGGACATTGGTGATGTCTCCATCCTGGTGAATAATGCCGGTGTGATTACAGCTGCCGACCTGCTCTCCACTCAGGATCACCAAATTGAGAAAATGTTTGAAGTCAACATTCTCGCTCACATCTGG ACAACAAGAGCTTTTCTGCCAGCAATGATGAAGAACAACCACGGTCACATTGTCACGGTGGCTTCTGCAGCAG CAAACACGgagtaa
- the LOC110398554 gene encoding estradiol 17-beta-dehydrogenase 11-like isoform X3 codes for MNPALGLLLFLGTLLYAYAEALVKLLLPAKRKAVRGELVLVTGAARGLGRATAREFARCQSRLVLWDVEAHGLKETAAECERLGATVHTFVVDCSKREEIYSAAKKVKKDIGDVSILVNNAGVITAADLLSTQDHQIEKMFEVNILAHIWQTRSNRNKLPTE; via the exons ATGAACCCCGCGCTGgggttgctgctgttcttgggCACGCTGCTGTACGCCTACGCGGAGGCGCtggtgaagctgctgctgcccgccAAGAGGAAGGCCGTCCGAGGGGAGCTGGTGCTGGTGACGGGTGCTGCCCGCGGCCTGGGCAGGGCCACGGCTCGCGAGTTCGCCCGATGCCAGAGCCGCCTGGTGCTGTGGGACGTCGAGGCG CATGGCCTCAAGGAGACCGCAGCAGAGTGCGAAAGGCTGGGAGCCACCGTTCACACCTTTGTGGTGGACTGCAGCAAAAGAGAGGAGATCTACAGTGCTGCCAAGAAG GTGAAAAAGGACATTGGTGATGTCTCCATCCTGGTGAATAATGCCGGTGTGATTACAGCTGCCGACCTGCTCTCCACTCAGGATCACCAAATTGAGAAAATGTTTGAAGTCAACATTCTCGCTCACATCTGG CAAACACGgagtaacagaaataaacttCCCACTGAATAA
- the LOC110398554 gene encoding estradiol 17-beta-dehydrogenase 11-like isoform X1 yields MNPALGLLLFLGTLLYAYAEALVKLLLPAKRKAVRGELVLVTGAARGLGRATAREFARCQSRLVLWDVEAHGLKETAAECERLGATVHTFVVDCSKREEIYSAAKKVKKDIGDVSILVNNAGVITAADLLSTQDHQIEKMFEVNILAHIWTTRAFLPAMMKNNHGHIVTVASAAGQFVTSFMVAYW; encoded by the exons ATGAACCCCGCGCTGgggttgctgctgttcttgggCACGCTGCTGTACGCCTACGCGGAGGCGCtggtgaagctgctgctgcccgccAAGAGGAAGGCCGTCCGAGGGGAGCTGGTGCTGGTGACGGGTGCTGCCCGCGGCCTGGGCAGGGCCACGGCTCGCGAGTTCGCCCGATGCCAGAGCCGCCTGGTGCTGTGGGACGTCGAGGCG CATGGCCTCAAGGAGACCGCAGCAGAGTGCGAAAGGCTGGGAGCCACCGTTCACACCTTTGTGGTGGACTGCAGCAAAAGAGAGGAGATCTACAGTGCTGCCAAGAAG GTGAAAAAGGACATTGGTGATGTCTCCATCCTGGTGAATAATGCCGGTGTGATTACAGCTGCCGACCTGCTCTCCACTCAGGATCACCAAATTGAGAAAATGTTTGAAGTCAACATTCTCGCTCACATCTGG ACAACAAGAGCTTTTCTGCCAGCAATGATGAAGAACAACCACGGTCACATTGTCACGGTGGCTTCTGCAGCAGGTCAATTTGTAACTTCTTTCATGGTGGCTTATTGGTAA
- the LOC110398553 gene encoding estradiol 17-beta-dehydrogenase 11-like, with translation MNLALELLLFVGTLLYAFVEALVKLLLPAKRKAVRGELVLVTGAAHGLGRATAREFARCQSRLVLWDVEAHGLKETAAECEGLGATVHTFVVDCSKREEIYSAAEKVKKDIGDVSILVNNAGVIATADLLSTQDHQVEKTFEVNILAHIWTTRAFLPTMMNNNHGHIVTVASAAGHFVIPFMVAYCSSKFAAVGFHKALTDELAHLGKDGIKTTCLCPGFINTGFVKNPSLRLGKILEVDEVVKALMEGILTNQKMVFVPSHQHIALLLERLIPERALNYLKKMTDVKFDAIVGHGSNQ, from the exons ATGAACCTCGCgttggagctgctgctgttcgTGGGCACGCTGCTGTACGCCTTCGTGGAGGCGCtggtgaagctgctgctgcccgccAAGAGGAAGGCCGTCCGAGGGGAGCTGGTGCTGGTGACGGGCGCTGCCCACGGTCTGGGCAGGGCTACGGCCCGCGAGTTCGCCCGATGCCAGAGCCGCCTGGTGCTGTGGGACGTCGAGGCG CACGGCCTCAAGGAGACAGCAGCGGAATGCGAGGGGCTGGGAGCCACCGTTCACACCTTTGTGGTGGACTGCAGCAAAAGAGAGGAGATCTACAGCGCTGCCGAGAAG GTGAAAAAGGACATTGGTGATGTCTCCATCCTGGTGAATAACGCCGGTGTAATTGCGACTGCTGACCTGCTCTCCACCCAGGACCACCAAGTTGAGAAAACGTTTGAAGTCAACATTCTCGCTCACATCTGG ACGACGAGAGCTTTTCTGCCAACAATGATGAACAACAACCACGGTCACATTGTCACAGTGGCTTCTGCAGCAGGTCATTTTGTAATTCCTTTCATGGTGGCTTATTG TTCAAGCAAGTTTGCTGCAGTTGGATTTCATAAAGCTTTAACAGACGAGCTGGCTCACCTGGGAAAGGATGGAATAAAAACAACGTGTCTCTGTCCAGGTTTTATAAATACTGGATTCGTCAAAAACCCCAGTCTTAG GCTTGGAAAGATCTTGGAGGTTGATGAAGTTGTGAAGGCACTGATGGAGGGAATACTGACCAACCAGAAAATGGTTTTTGTTCCGTCACATCAACACATTGCTTTACTTCTCGAAAG GTTGATTCCAGAACGTGCCTTGAATTATCTCAAAAAGATGACCGATGTTAAGTTTGATGCAATCGTTGGACACGGAAGCAACCAGTGA